The Phyllopteryx taeniolatus isolate TA_2022b chromosome 14, UOR_Ptae_1.2, whole genome shotgun sequence genome has a window encoding:
- the znf622 gene encoding cytoplasmic 60S subunit biogenesis factor ZNF622, whose product MSSYTCISCRVVFSDGEVQRAHYKSDWHRYNLKRKVADMPPVSAANFQERVLLQRTAAERHPSDVGEVCAVCNKKFCSANAFRNHLQSQRHQQSERQALQAAQQQVDKLNQKNLEKGFSSKDKEDRDARNEALRQAFKEQCRTGQKEAPVRSKAKKAEKPPRLVWLEEQAKRREREEGATAEEEEWEDMDEDDDDEDMEEEDEDEDEPTEEKEGDPTASSDPQQPAITILPGSIPVTDCLFCSHHSKSLLRNVAHMTHVHSFFIPDLQYLVDLRGLVRYLGEKVGAGNVCLWCNEKGRSFYSTEAVQGHMTDKSHCKLFTDGDAALEFADFYDFRTSYPERGHDDMDDEELPDDKNFQYDDETMELTLPSGARIGHRSLMRYYKQRFGNERTLVLSHNRNAVGRVLRQYKALGWAGDAGLGSVHRVHRDMQYVQMMKSKWMLKMGLSHNATKQKHFRPQVIF is encoded by the exons ATGTCGTCCTACACGTGCATCAGTTGCCGCGTGGTGTTCTCTGATGGCGAGGTGCAGCGTGCCCACTACAAGAGTGACTGGCACCGGTACAACCTAAAGCGCAAGGTCGCCGACATGCCACCCGTCAGCGCCGCCAACTTCCAGGAGCGTGTCCTGTTGCAGCGCACAGCTGCCGAGCGCCACCCGAGTGACGTTGGCGAAGTCTGCGCCGTCTGCAACAAAAAGTTCTGTAGCGCCAACGCCTTCCGCAACCACCTGCAGTCACAGCGCCACCAGCAGTCCGAACGCCAGGCCCTGCAGGCCGCTCAGCAACAGGTGGATAAGCTGAACCAGAAGAACCTGGAGAAAGGTTTCAGCAGCAAAGACAAGGAGGACAGAGACGCCAGGAACGAGGCTCTGCGGCAGGCCTTCAAGGAACAGTGCCGGACAGGCCAGAAGGAGGCGCCGGTGAGGAGCAAGGCGAAGAAGGCGGAAAAACCTCCGCGACTCGTGTGGCTGGAGGAGCAGGCCAAGCGGAGAGAGCGGGAGGAAGGGGCTACTGCTGAGGAAG AGGAGTGGGAGGACATGgacgaagatgatgatgatgaggacatggaggaggaggatgaggatgaagatgagccCACAGAGGAAAAGGAAGGAGACCCAACTGCTTCGTCCGACCCGCAGCAGCCCGCCATCACCATCCTGCCTGGTTCGATTCCCGTCACCGACTGTCTGTTCTGCTCGCATCATTCCAAGTCGCTGCTGCGGAACGTCGCCCACATGACGCACGTTCACAGCTTCTTCATCCCGGATCTTCAGTACCTGGTGGACCTCAGGGGTCTGGTGCGCTACCTCG GCGAGAAGGTGGGCGCGGGGAACGTGTGCCTGTGGTGCAATGAGAAGGGGCGCTCTTTTTACTCCACGGAAGCCGTGCAGGGTCACATGACAGACAAAAGTCACTGCAAGCTCTTCACAGACGGGGACGCCGCGCTCGAGTTCGCCGACTTCTACGACTTCAG GACCAGCTACCCAGAAAGAGGGCATGATGACATGGACGACGAGGAGCTTCCTGACGACAAGAACTTTCAATATGACGACGAGACAATGGAGCTCACACTTCCGTCAG GCGCCAGGATCGGCCATCGGTCCCTCATGCGGTACTACAAGCAGCGCTTTGGAAACGAGAGGACGCTGGTCCTGAGCCACAACAGGAACGCGGTGGGACGCGTGTTGCGTCAATACAAAGCGCTTGGATGGGCCGGCGACGCAG GCCTCGGTAGCGTGCATCGTGTTCATCGTGACATGCAGTACGTGCAGATGATGAAGTCCAAGTGGATGCTGAAGATGGGGTTGAGTCACAACGCCACCAAGCAGAAACACTTCCGCCCACAAGTCATCTTCTGA